From Nonlabens sp. Ci31, the proteins below share one genomic window:
- a CDS encoding exonuclease domain-containing protein, with product MYAIVDVETTGGKYNEEGITEVAIYKFDGHEIVDQFASLVNPEKEIQPFVVKLTGINNAMLKRAPKFYEVARRIIEITEGVTLVAHNADFDHRMLRLEFDRLGFDYMRPTLCTVELAQSLLPEQKSFNLGKLSKALGIPITDRHRATGDALATVKLFKLLLQKDVDKKIISQSLKYFKPLKIEPNLKVILDSIPNTTGVFYIYNSSREIIYIGKSKNVKKKVTQLFTGSNKKSKEIQKQVTDVTFEKTGNELISILKEFIEVRKHEPFLNGKIKRTNFSHGLYVQVDEQDHPTLQVKSAVKNPNYILSFSSSKSGTTFLEKQEEENKSPQTIIAEVKEKYSILGKSKIIVDRGREASERSVILIEEGKVIGYAFVSLRIQMTNTSMLKSLLTPIDGNKQVTHIISSYLRHKRVHQVIDL from the coding sequence TTGTACGCAATAGTAGATGTAGAAACCACCGGTGGAAAGTATAATGAAGAGGGGATTACTGAAGTCGCCATCTATAAATTTGACGGTCATGAAATAGTAGATCAGTTTGCAAGCTTAGTAAATCCAGAAAAAGAAATTCAACCTTTTGTGGTAAAACTTACTGGTATTAATAACGCCATGTTAAAACGCGCTCCTAAATTCTATGAAGTAGCAAGGAGAATTATAGAAATCACAGAAGGGGTCACTCTAGTTGCGCACAATGCCGATTTTGATCACCGCATGTTGCGATTAGAATTTGACCGGTTAGGCTTTGATTACATGCGCCCTACACTTTGCACGGTAGAATTAGCACAGAGCCTCCTACCAGAACAAAAAAGTTTTAATCTGGGCAAACTCAGTAAAGCATTAGGGATTCCTATTACCGATAGGCACAGAGCAACAGGTGATGCACTTGCTACCGTGAAGTTGTTTAAATTATTACTTCAAAAAGATGTCGATAAAAAGATCATTTCTCAAAGTTTAAAATACTTTAAACCTTTAAAAATAGAACCCAATCTTAAAGTAATACTAGACAGCATCCCCAACACTACAGGAGTATTTTACATCTATAACTCTAGTAGAGAAATTATTTATATAGGGAAAAGTAAAAATGTAAAGAAGAAAGTTACCCAACTCTTTACCGGCTCTAATAAAAAATCTAAAGAAATTCAAAAGCAAGTAACCGATGTCACTTTTGAAAAAACTGGAAATGAATTAATTTCCATTTTAAAGGAATTTATAGAAGTTAGAAAGCACGAGCCTTTTTTAAACGGTAAGATTAAAAGAACTAATTTCTCACATGGATTATATGTTCAAGTAGATGAGCAAGATCATCCAACGCTTCAAGTAAAGTCTGCTGTAAAGAACCCTAATTATATACTCAGCTTTTCCTCTTCAAAATCTGGAACTACCTTTTTAGAAAAACAAGAAGAAGAAAATAAATCTCCTCAAACTATTATTGCCGAAGTAAAAGAGAAATATAGCATCTTAGGGAAAAGTAAGATTATTGTAGATCGAGGTCGTGAGGCAAGCGAGCGCAGCGTCATTCTTATAGAAGAAGGAAAAGTCATAGGCTATGCATTTGTTAGTCTGAGAATACAAATGACAAATACTTCCATGCTCAAAAGCCTATTAACTCCTATTGATGGAAATAAGCAAGTGACTCATATTATAAGCAGTTACTTAAGACATAAAAGAGTACACCAAGTCATTGATTTATAA
- a CDS encoding AMP-dependent synthetase/ligase codes for MQYKRLFDFPHYQLETFPREDALVSKVKGEWIKTSTQSFVEQANAVSRGLLRLGVQKNDKIAIISTTNRTEWNIMDIGIMQTGAQDVPIYPTISEEDYAYVLNHSESKHVFVSDQEVYDKVMKIKDQVASLVEVYSFEDIKGCKSWKEIKELGKDDSNQAALEDIMAAIEVEDLATLIYTSGTTGRPKGVMLSHKNISSNAMTSAGRLPLELGRSKALSFLPVCHIYERMLQYMYTYTGTGIYFAESLETISENLKEISPEVMSAVPRLLEKVYDKIIAKGADLTGIKKRLFFWAVELGLEWEPYGANGWWYEKKLGLAKKLIFSKWQEALGGNLKAIASGSAALQPRLARIFNAAGVPVMEGYGLTETSPVISVNDMRDGGFKIGTVGKMLAHTDVIIAEDGEIMINGPQRMMGYYRDEEKTKQAIDENGYFHTGDIGEIDSEGFLKITDRKKEMFKTSGGKYVAPQLIENMMKQSRFIEQIMVIGEGEKMPAAFIQPNFQFLTDWAKHKGIAFENWKDLCNNERVIARYQREIEEHNQKFGKWERIKTFELTPEEWTIEAEHLTPTLKLKRRNIKARYQDLYSKIYGAKI; via the coding sequence ATGCAATATAAAAGACTTTTTGACTTCCCTCATTATCAGCTAGAAACATTCCCCCGGGAAGATGCACTAGTTTCAAAAGTAAAGGGTGAATGGATAAAAACTTCTACGCAGTCCTTTGTGGAGCAGGCAAATGCCGTCTCTAGAGGTCTATTGAGATTAGGAGTTCAAAAGAATGATAAAATAGCTATCATTTCTACCACCAACAGAACCGAGTGGAATATTATGGATATAGGAATTATGCAAACTGGAGCCCAGGATGTACCTATCTATCCTACTATTTCTGAAGAAGATTATGCTTATGTCTTGAACCACAGTGAATCAAAACATGTTTTTGTTTCTGATCAAGAGGTTTATGATAAAGTCATGAAAATTAAAGACCAGGTAGCTTCTTTAGTAGAGGTGTATTCCTTTGAAGACATCAAAGGCTGTAAAAGCTGGAAAGAGATTAAAGAATTAGGAAAAGACGACAGCAATCAAGCAGCGCTAGAAGATATCATGGCTGCTATTGAGGTAGAAGATCTCGCTACCTTAATATATACCTCTGGAACAACTGGACGTCCTAAAGGTGTTATGCTATCTCATAAAAATATTTCTAGTAACGCCATGACCAGTGCTGGTAGGTTACCTCTAGAATTAGGCAGATCAAAAGCTTTAAGTTTTTTACCTGTTTGTCATATATACGAGCGCATGCTTCAATACATGTATACGTATACAGGAACTGGAATTTATTTTGCAGAGTCTCTTGAGACCATTTCAGAAAACCTAAAAGAAATCTCTCCTGAAGTAATGAGCGCTGTACCTAGATTGTTAGAAAAGGTGTATGATAAAATTATTGCTAAAGGAGCTGATCTTACCGGTATCAAGAAAAGACTATTCTTTTGGGCGGTAGAACTAGGTCTCGAATGGGAACCTTACGGAGCAAACGGATGGTGGTACGAGAAAAAACTAGGTCTGGCTAAAAAATTAATCTTTTCTAAATGGCAGGAAGCCCTAGGCGGTAACTTAAAAGCTATTGCCAGTGGTAGTGCAGCTTTACAGCCTAGATTAGCAAGGATATTTAACGCTGCAGGAGTTCCTGTAATGGAAGGTTATGGACTTACAGAAACAAGTCCCGTAATTTCTGTTAATGATATGAGAGATGGTGGTTTTAAAATAGGTACTGTTGGTAAAATGCTTGCACATACTGATGTCATTATCGCTGAGGACGGAGAAATCATGATTAATGGTCCGCAACGCATGATGGGTTATTATAGGGATGAAGAAAAAACAAAACAAGCCATTGATGAAAATGGTTATTTCCATACGGGAGATATAGGTGAAATTGATTCTGAAGGCTTTCTTAAAATTACCGATCGTAAAAAGGAAATGTTTAAGACTTCTGGTGGGAAGTATGTAGCACCACAACTCATAGAAAACATGATGAAACAAAGTCGTTTTATCGAACAAATTATGGTGATAGGTGAAGGAGAGAAAATGCCTGCAGCTTTTATACAGCCTAATTTTCAATTTCTTACCGATTGGGCAAAACACAAAGGAATTGCTTTTGAAAATTGGAAAGATTTGTGCAATAATGAAAGAGTTATTGCAAGATATCAACGAGAAATTGAAGAACACAACCAGAAGTTTGGGAAATGGGAACGTATCAAAACCTTTGAGCTCACTCCTGAGGAGTGGACCATCGAGGCAGAGCACCTCACTCCTACTCTTAAATTAAAACGCAGAAATATTAAAGCACGCTACCAAGACCTTTACAGCAAGATTTATGGTGCAAAGATTTAA
- the clpB gene encoding ATP-dependent chaperone ClpB, with product MNTNELTTKSQEALQKAQQLVQEYGQQQIENAHLFLAITMVDENVLPFLFKKLHVKLGLVIQLLKSQIESLPKVEGGELQMSRETNRVINAAMTLATKMNDEYVSIEHLLLSIFDGKSKTAQLLKDQGISKKNLEAAIEELRNGTNVSSPSAEETYNSLNKYAKNLNQLADQGKLDPVIGRDEEIRRILQILSRRTKNNPILVGEPGVGKTAIAEGLAHRIVAGDVPDNLKDKQIFSLDMGALIAGAKYKGEFEERLKAVIKEVTSSDGDIVLFIDEIHTLVGAGGGQGAMDAANILKPALARGELRAIGATTLDEYQKYFEKDKALERRFQKVMVDEPDTESAISILRGIKDKYETHHKVQIKDEAIIGAVELSQRYITNRFLPDKAIDLMDEAAAKLRMEINSKPEELDVLDRKIMQLEIELEAIKRENDETKLKNLRSELANLKESRNELNAQWENEKSVVDNIQSAKTDIENFKLEAERAERDGDYGKVAELRYGKIKQAQEELDKLLADMEANDNSNNLIQEEVTYEDIAEVVAKWTGIPVTKMLQSDREKLLKLEDELHHRVVGQKEAIQAVSDAVRRSRAGLQDQKKPVGSFLFLGTTGVGKTELAKALAEFLFNDENSMTRIDMSEYQERHSVSRLVGAPPGYVGYDEGGQLTEAVRRKPYSVVLLDEIEKAHPDTFNILLQVLDEGRLTDNKGRVADFKNTIIIMTSNMGSDIIQQNFDNFDGDIASLTETTKKEVLTVLKQRVRPEFINRIDDIVMFTPLNEDEIKQIVSLQFKGITKLLQGQGIVIDATEQAIELLARKGYDPQYGARPVKRVIQKEVLNELSKQILSGKIAADSIVLVDAFENELVFRNQTNNVDV from the coding sequence ATGAATACTAATGAACTGACTACAAAATCGCAAGAAGCGCTGCAAAAAGCGCAGCAATTGGTACAAGAATACGGCCAACAACAAATTGAGAACGCCCATCTATTTCTTGCTATAACTATGGTAGATGAAAATGTGTTGCCTTTTTTATTTAAAAAACTTCATGTAAAATTAGGTCTGGTGATACAGTTGCTTAAAAGTCAGATTGAATCCTTACCTAAAGTAGAAGGTGGCGAGTTGCAAATGTCTCGGGAAACCAATAGAGTTATCAATGCAGCAATGACACTTGCTACAAAGATGAATGATGAATACGTAAGTATTGAACACCTGCTCTTATCTATATTTGATGGAAAATCAAAAACAGCTCAACTGTTAAAAGATCAAGGGATTTCAAAGAAAAATCTAGAGGCAGCTATTGAAGAATTAAGAAATGGTACTAACGTTTCTTCTCCAAGCGCCGAGGAAACTTATAACAGCCTCAATAAATACGCAAAGAACCTCAATCAGCTAGCAGATCAAGGTAAGCTTGATCCTGTGATAGGTCGTGATGAAGAAATACGCCGCATTTTACAAATCCTTTCCAGACGCACCAAAAACAATCCTATACTTGTTGGAGAACCTGGTGTTGGTAAAACTGCCATTGCCGAAGGCCTTGCACACCGTATAGTAGCTGGTGATGTTCCCGATAATCTTAAAGACAAGCAAATTTTTTCTTTAGATATGGGAGCCCTTATTGCAGGAGCTAAATATAAAGGAGAGTTTGAAGAGCGTTTAAAAGCGGTAATTAAGGAAGTGACCTCTAGCGATGGAGACATTGTTCTATTTATTGATGAAATCCACACGCTAGTAGGAGCTGGTGGCGGTCAAGGCGCAATGGATGCCGCAAATATTTTAAAACCTGCTCTTGCTCGTGGCGAGTTGAGAGCCATAGGCGCGACTACTTTAGACGAATACCAAAAATATTTTGAAAAAGACAAAGCTTTGGAACGTCGATTTCAAAAAGTAATGGTTGATGAGCCAGATACAGAAAGTGCTATATCTATTTTAAGAGGTATCAAAGATAAATATGAAACACATCATAAAGTACAAATAAAGGATGAAGCGATTATAGGTGCCGTAGAATTGTCACAACGCTACATTACCAATAGATTTTTACCAGACAAAGCCATTGACCTTATGGATGAGGCAGCGGCAAAGTTACGTATGGAGATCAATTCAAAACCTGAAGAACTCGATGTACTCGATCGTAAGATCATGCAGTTAGAGATTGAACTTGAAGCTATTAAAAGAGAAAACGACGAGACCAAACTAAAGAATCTGAGGTCTGAACTGGCTAATCTTAAAGAATCTCGCAACGAACTTAACGCACAATGGGAAAATGAAAAAAGCGTAGTCGATAACATTCAAAGCGCAAAAACAGACATCGAGAACTTTAAACTCGAAGCCGAACGTGCCGAACGCGATGGAGATTATGGAAAAGTAGCAGAGTTGCGTTACGGAAAAATTAAACAAGCTCAAGAGGAACTGGACAAATTGCTTGCTGATATGGAAGCAAACGACAATTCTAACAATTTGATCCAAGAAGAAGTGACCTATGAAGACATCGCTGAAGTAGTTGCTAAATGGACCGGAATTCCTGTTACTAAAATGCTTCAAAGTGACCGTGAAAAACTTTTAAAACTAGAAGACGAACTTCACCATCGTGTTGTAGGACAAAAAGAAGCTATACAGGCAGTAAGCGACGCTGTAAGAAGAAGTCGTGCTGGATTACAAGATCAGAAAAAACCAGTGGGCTCTTTCCTTTTCTTAGGAACGACAGGAGTTGGTAAAACAGAACTTGCAAAAGCACTAGCCGAGTTTCTTTTTAACGATGAGAATTCTATGACGCGTATTGATATGAGTGAATATCAAGAACGTCATAGCGTGAGTAGATTAGTAGGTGCTCCTCCTGGATATGTAGGTTATGATGAAGGTGGACAACTTACAGAAGCGGTACGCAGAAAGCCTTACAGCGTGGTATTACTCGACGAAATTGAAAAGGCCCATCCAGATACGTTCAATATCTTGTTGCAAGTACTCGATGAAGGAAGACTAACAGACAATAAAGGTCGCGTAGCAGATTTTAAAAACACGATTATTATCATGACTTCTAATATGGGATCAGATATCATACAGCAAAATTTTGATAATTTTGATGGAGATATCGCCAGCCTTACCGAAACCACTAAAAAAGAAGTTCTTACTGTTTTAAAGCAACGTGTACGTCCCGAATTTATCAACCGTATTGATGATATTGTGATGTTTACACCTCTTAATGAAGATGAAATCAAGCAAATAGTAAGTTTACAGTTTAAAGGAATTACTAAATTATTGCAAGGACAAGGAATTGTTATTGATGCAACAGAGCAAGCTATTGAGTTACTGGCAAGGAAAGGTTATGATCCTCAGTACGGAGCAAGACCAGTAAAACGAGTGATTCAAAAAGAGGTTCTTAACGAACTCTCTAAACAGATATTATCAGGTAAAATAGCTGCAGATAGTATTGTTCTTGTAGATGCTTTTGAAAACGAATTGGTCTTTAGAAACCAAACCAACAACGTAGACGTATGA
- a CDS encoding SAM-dependent methyltransferase produces MEEKGKLFLIPVTLGDISPLEVLPLSVKKVVGMVDHYIVENEKTARRFIKSIYPSKSQPSLQFSTINKFTEQSELPAFLQPCLEGKNMGLMSEAGVPGIADPGADVIAIAHEKGIRVQPLVGPSSILMAMMSSGLNGQNFAFNGYLPIDKQERRKKIKELESSSIKNQQSQSFIETPYRNNKMLEELLLSLSGNTKICIACDISLPTEFIKTLTVDLWKKQIPELHKRPAIFIIQG; encoded by the coding sequence ATGGAAGAAAAAGGTAAATTATTTCTGATACCAGTAACCTTAGGAGACATAAGTCCTTTAGAGGTGTTGCCGCTGTCTGTAAAAAAAGTAGTTGGAATGGTAGATCATTATATTGTAGAAAATGAAAAAACAGCAAGACGGTTTATAAAAAGTATTTACCCCTCTAAATCGCAACCTTCTTTACAATTTTCAACCATCAATAAATTTACCGAACAAAGTGAATTACCAGCCTTTCTGCAACCCTGCTTAGAAGGTAAAAACATGGGCCTTATGAGTGAAGCAGGTGTTCCTGGAATAGCAGACCCTGGTGCCGATGTTATTGCTATCGCCCATGAAAAAGGAATACGAGTACAGCCACTTGTTGGCCCTAGTTCCATTCTTATGGCCATGATGTCCAGCGGATTGAACGGTCAGAATTTTGCTTTTAATGGATACTTGCCTATAGATAAGCAAGAACGACGTAAGAAAATAAAAGAACTTGAAAGCAGTTCTATAAAAAACCAGCAATCCCAATCTTTTATAGAAACACCTTATAGAAATAACAAAATGTTAGAAGAGCTGCTGCTGTCTTTATCTGGAAATACAAAAATATGCATCGCTTGCGATATCAGTTTACCGACAGAATTTATAAAAACCCTAACTGTAGACCTTTGGAAAAAGCAAATTCCAGAACTTCATAAAAGACCAGCGATTTTTATCATTCAAGGATAA
- the ytxJ gene encoding bacillithiol system redox-active protein YtxJ, giving the protein MGFMDKLFKTQQNNAKEVPTGIPWEPLESEDQLDNVINNSTLKPKVIFKHSTRCGISRMVLKQFENGFEKNDDEVTFYFLDLLNYREVSAAVASKLNVVHQSPQVIILYNKEILHTESHQGIDIKKVQQIVTNKK; this is encoded by the coding sequence ATGGGATTTATGGATAAGCTGTTTAAAACACAGCAAAATAATGCAAAGGAAGTACCAACTGGAATCCCTTGGGAGCCGCTAGAATCTGAGGATCAATTAGATAATGTGATCAACAATTCTACCTTAAAACCAAAGGTTATTTTTAAACACAGCACGAGATGTGGTATTTCTAGAATGGTCTTAAAGCAGTTTGAAAATGGTTTTGAAAAAAACGATGATGAAGTTACCTTTTATTTTCTCGATTTATTAAATTATAGAGAGGTAAGTGCTGCTGTTGCTAGTAAACTTAATGTGGTGCACCAGTCGCCACAAGTGATTATCTTATATAATAAAGAGATTTTACATACAGAATCTCATCAAGGTATTGATATCAAAAAAGTTCAACAAATTGTGACTAATAAAAAATAA